Proteins from a single region of Deltaproteobacteria bacterium:
- a CDS encoding glycosyltransferase family 2 protein, translating into DHYPSDYPEVDAYILMHRLKARTVEVPVRMYDRAEGKSSITAFRAVYYMVKVTLSFLINRIRRFG; encoded by the coding sequence CGACCACTATCCATCGGACTACCCGGAGGTGGACGCCTACATCCTGATGCACCGCCTCAAGGCGCGGACCGTCGAGGTGCCGGTGCGCATGTACGACCGCGCCGAGGGGAAATCGTCGATCACCGCCTTCCGGGCGGTGTATTATATGGTGAAGGTGACGCTTTCCTTCCTCATCAACCGCATCCGGAGATTCGGGTGA